In Vigna angularis cultivar LongXiaoDou No.4 chromosome 8, ASM1680809v1, whole genome shotgun sequence, one DNA window encodes the following:
- the LOC128193463 gene encoding uncharacterized protein LOC128193463 — translation MAAESSRRNPKRPFVEEDDELSKKPPSSSTPMRSLRAATLEAFMSSCIKQQQRQHTPSSSPAELDAHVEMGEKWKADTDLVYSSMGSDGVQNMQKCKQNGGPHMALSDREAKE, via the exons ATGGCGGCAGAATCATCTCGCAGAAACCCCAAACGTCCATTtgtggaagaagatgatgaattaAGCAAAAAACCACC TTCCAGCAGCACGCCCATGAGAAGCTTGAGAGCTGCAACGTTGGAAGCATTCATGTCCAGTTGCATCAAACAGCAGCAACGACAACACACACCGTCTTCAAGTCCAGCCGAATTGGATGCACATGTTGAGATGGGAGAGAAGTGGAAAGCTGACACAGACCTTGTTTATTCCAGCATGGGCAGCGATGGTGTGCAGAACATGCAAAAGTGTAAACAAAATGGAGGGCCCCACATGGCTTTATCTGACAGAGAAGCAAAAGAGTGA